From the Streptococcus oralis ATCC 35037 genome, one window contains:
- a CDS encoding DUF421 domain-containing protein: protein MTLNYIEILIKLALGLFSLVFVINVTGKGNLAPNSAIDQIQNYVLGGIIGGVIYNSAISILQYAVILIMWTILVLTLKWLNNNVHFVKRLIDGKPTLLIKNGKIDPEACRSVGLSAADVALKLRSQGIFQMKQVKRAMQEQNGQLIVVQMGDENPKYPVVTDGVIQVEILETIGRSEEWLLDNLSKQGYDNVANIFIAEYDKGVVSVVTYE, encoded by the coding sequence ATGACACTCAATTATATCGAAATTTTAATCAAACTAGCCTTGGGTCTCTTTTCTCTGGTTTTTGTAATCAATGTGACAGGGAAGGGCAACCTAGCGCCTAACTCAGCAATAGATCAAATTCAGAACTATGTACTTGGGGGTATCATCGGCGGGGTGATTTACAATAGCGCTATCAGTATCCTTCAGTATGCAGTTATCCTGATTATGTGGACCATTCTGGTCTTGACTCTCAAATGGCTGAATAATAATGTTCACTTTGTGAAACGTTTGATTGATGGGAAGCCAACCCTGCTCATCAAAAATGGGAAGATTGATCCAGAAGCCTGCCGTTCGGTTGGTTTATCAGCAGCGGACGTAGCTCTTAAGCTCCGTAGTCAGGGAATTTTCCAAATGAAACAGGTCAAACGCGCTATGCAGGAGCAAAACGGTCAACTCATCGTAGTCCAAATGGGAGATGAGAATCCCAAGTATCCTGTTGTCACAGACGGTGTGATCCAAGTCGAAATTTTGGAAACCATTGGTCGGAGCGAAGAATGGCTGCTTGATAACCTCAGCAAACAAGGGTATGACAATGTTGCCAATATTTTTATCGCTGAGTATGACAAGGGTGTCGTCTCAGTCGTAACTTATGAATAA
- a CDS encoding DUF3290 family protein, protein MKFYSYDYVLSQISQQNGIMLGLGIVLLAVTGFLAFKAYHDKKGTKFRELVMISALTLLALLLVSITTYQNNQVSNNKFQASLHFIELVSKELGVDKSEVYVNTSADTDGALIKVGDRYYRALNGSEPDKYLLEKVELYKTDAIELVEVNK, encoded by the coding sequence ATGAAATTCTATTCTTATGACTATGTACTCAGCCAAATCAGTCAGCAAAATGGTATCATGCTTGGTTTAGGGATTGTCCTATTAGCTGTGACAGGATTTTTAGCTTTCAAGGCTTATCATGATAAAAAGGGGACCAAATTTCGTGAGTTGGTCATGATTTCAGCTTTGACCTTATTAGCTCTCCTTTTGGTCAGCATCACAACTTATCAAAACAATCAAGTATCTAATAATAAATTTCAAGCTTCACTTCATTTCATCGAGCTTGTTTCCAAAGAATTGGGAGTAGACAAGTCAGAGGTTTATGTCAATACTTCTGCCGACACTGATGGCGCACTTATCAAGGTCGGAGATCGCTATTACCGTGCCTTGAACGGAAGTGAGCCAGACAAGTACCTGCTAGAGAAAGTGGAATTGTATAAAACGGATGCAATTGAACTGGTGGAGGTGAACAAATGA
- a CDS encoding exodeoxyribonuclease III: MKLISWNIDSLNAALTSDSARAKLSQEVLQTLVAENADIIAIQETKLSAKGPTKKHLEILEELFPGYENTWRSSQEPARKGYAGTMFLYKKELTPTISFPEIGAPSTMDLEGRIITLEFEEFFVTQVYTPNAGDGLKRLEERQVWDVKYAEYLAQLDKEKPVLATGDYNVAHKEIDLANPASNRRSPGFTDEERAGFTNLLATGFTDTFRHLHGDVPECYTWWAQRSKTSKINNTGWRIDYWLTSNRVADKVTKSDMIDSGARQDHTPIVLEIEL, from the coding sequence ATGAAACTCATATCATGGAATATTGACTCCCTCAATGCAGCCCTAACGAGCGACTCAGCTCGTGCAAAATTGTCCCAAGAAGTCCTACAAACCTTGGTAGCCGAAAATGCTGATATTATCGCTATCCAGGAAACCAAGCTTTCTGCAAAAGGGCCTACAAAAAAACACTTGGAAATTTTAGAAGAACTCTTCCCAGGTTATGAAAACACTTGGCGTTCCTCTCAAGAACCTGCTCGCAAAGGCTACGCTGGAACTATGTTCCTCTATAAGAAAGAACTCACACCAACGATTAGCTTCCCAGAAATCGGTGCCCCTTCTACCATGGACTTGGAAGGCCGCATCATCACCTTGGAATTTGAAGAATTTTTCGTCACCCAAGTATACACTCCAAACGCTGGCGACGGTCTCAAACGCTTGGAAGAACGCCAAGTCTGGGATGTCAAATATGCTGAGTATTTGGCTCAACTAGACAAAGAAAAACCAGTCCTTGCGACCGGAGACTACAACGTAGCTCACAAGGAAATCGACCTTGCAAATCCTGCCAGCAATCGTCGTTCACCAGGATTTACAGATGAGGAACGTGCTGGTTTTACCAACCTCTTGGCAACTGGATTTACCGACACCTTCCGTCATCTTCACGGCGATGTCCCAGAGTGCTACACGTGGTGGGCGCAACGCAGCAAGACTTCTAAAATCAATAATACAGGCTGGAGAATCGACTACTGGCTCACCAGCAACCGCGTGGCTGACAAGGTAACCAAGTCTGACATGATTGACTCGGGTGCGCGTCAAGACCATACGCCGATTGTATTGGAAATTGAACTCTAA
- a CDS encoding bleomycin resistance protein, with translation MDYQAVIPEFVVSDLEKSRHFYCNLLGFSVEYERPEEKFLFLSLEDCQLMLEEGRTEELAQLTYPFGRGVNISFGIEDVPQLHQKLLEADYPIHRPLTKREFRVGDHYIYPHEFAVLDPDGYFLRFSE, from the coding sequence ATGGACTATCAAGCTGTCATTCCTGAATTTGTAGTATCTGACCTCGAAAAGTCACGCCACTTCTACTGCAACTTGCTGGGATTTTCTGTCGAATACGAGCGTCCAGAGGAGAAATTTCTCTTCCTCTCGCTTGAAGACTGCCAACTTATGCTAGAAGAAGGCAGAACAGAAGAATTAGCCCAACTAACCTATCCTTTCGGGCGCGGTGTCAATATTTCCTTTGGCATTGAAGATGTCCCTCAGCTCCACCAAAAACTGCTGGAAGCTGACTATCCTATCCATCGTCCGCTGACCAAAAGAGAATTTCGTGTTGGGGATCACTATATCTATCCTCATGAATTTGCCGTTTTGGATCCAGATGGCTATTTTTTAAGATTTAGCGAATAG
- a CDS encoding xanthine phosphoribosyltransferase, translated as MKLLEERILEDGHILGDNILKVDSFLTHQVDFSLMREIGKVFADKFASAGITKVVTIEASGIAPAIFTAEALDVPMIFAKKAKNITMNEGILTAQVYSFTKQVTSTVSIAGKFLSPEDKVLIIDDFLANGQAAKGLIQIIEQAGAKVEAIGIVIEKSFQDGRDLLEKAGYPVLSLARLDRFENGQVVFKEADL; from the coding sequence ATGAAATTATTAGAAGAGCGCATTCTTGAGGATGGGCATATCTTGGGTGACAACATCCTCAAGGTAGATTCCTTTTTAACCCACCAAGTTGACTTTAGCTTGATGCGAGAGATTGGTAAGGTATTTGCGGACAAATTCGCTTCTGCTGGCATTACCAAGGTCGTAACCATTGAAGCTTCAGGCATTGCCCCAGCCATTTTTACTGCCGAAGCCTTAGATGTCCCCATGATTTTCGCCAAGAAAGCTAAAAACATCACCATGAACGAAGGTATCTTAACTGCCCAAGTCTACTCCTTTACCAAGCAGGTGACCAGCACCGTTTCCATCGCTGGAAAATTCCTTTCACCAGAGGACAAGGTCTTGATTATTGACGATTTCCTTGCTAATGGCCAAGCTGCCAAAGGCTTGATCCAAATCATCGAACAAGCTGGAGCAAAAGTCGAAGCTATCGGAATTGTTATCGAAAAATCCTTCCAAGATGGTCGTGATTTGCTTGAAAAAGCAGGCTATCCAGTCCTATCACTGGCCCGTTTGGATCGTTTTGAAAATGGTCAGGTCGTATTTAAGGAGGCAGATCTCTAA
- a CDS encoding nucleobase:cation symporter-2 family protein, translating to MQKQEKHSQAAVLGLQHLLAMYSGSILVPIMIATALGYSAEQLTYLISTDIFMCGVATFLQLQLNKYFGIGLPVVLGVAFQSVAPLIMIGQSHGSGAMFGALIVSGIYVVLISGIFSKVANLFPSIVTGSVITTIGLTLIPVAIGNMGNNVPEPTGQSLLLAAITVLIILLINIFTKGFIKSISILIGLVVGTAIAATMGLVDFSPVAAAPLVHVPTPLYFGMPTFEISSIVMMCIIATVSMVESTGVYLALSDITKDPIDSTRLRNGYRAEGLAVLLGGIFNTFPYTGFSQNVGLVKLSGIKTRLPIYYAAGFLVLLGLLPKFGALAQIIPSPVLGGAMLVMFGFVSLQGMQILARVDFANNEHNFLIAAVSIAAGVGLNNSNLFVSMPTAFQMFFSNGIVVASLLAIVLNAVLNHKKK from the coding sequence ATGCAAAAACAAGAAAAACATTCACAAGCAGCCGTTCTTGGCTTGCAGCACTTACTAGCCATGTATTCAGGTTCTATCCTGGTTCCCATCATGATTGCGACAGCTCTTGGCTATTCAGCTGAGCAGTTGACCTACCTAATCTCCACAGATATCTTCATGTGTGGGGTGGCCACCTTCCTTCAACTCCAACTCAACAAATACTTTGGTATTGGACTACCAGTCGTTCTCGGAGTTGCCTTCCAATCCGTCGCTCCTTTAATTATGATTGGACAAAGTCACGGTAGCGGAGCTATGTTTGGTGCCCTTATCGTTTCAGGGATTTATGTGGTTCTGATTTCAGGCATTTTCTCAAAAGTTGCCAATCTCTTCCCATCTATCGTAACAGGCTCTGTCATTACCACGATTGGATTGACCCTGATTCCTGTCGCTATTGGAAATATGGGAAATAACGTCCCAGAGCCAACTGGTCAAAGTCTTTTGCTTGCAGCCATCACTGTTCTAATTATCCTCTTGATCAACATCTTTACCAAAGGATTTATCAAGTCTATCTCCATTTTGATTGGTCTGGTTGTTGGAACTGCCATTGCTGCTACCATGGGCTTGGTTGATTTCTCCCCTGTTGCGGCAGCACCGCTTGTCCATGTTCCAACTCCACTCTACTTTGGAATGCCAACCTTTGAAATCTCATCTATTGTCATGATGTGTATCATCGCAACGGTGTCTATGGTTGAGTCCACTGGTGTTTACCTAGCCTTGTCTGATATCACGAAAGATCCAATCGACAGCACGCGCCTTCGCAACGGTTATCGCGCAGAAGGTTTAGCTGTCCTTCTCGGAGGAATCTTTAACACCTTCCCTTACACAGGATTTTCACAAAACGTTGGTTTGGTTAAATTATCTGGTATCAAGACCCGTCTGCCAATCTACTATGCAGCTGGTTTCCTAGTCCTCCTTGGACTCCTTCCTAAGTTTGGAGCCCTAGCTCAAATCATTCCGAGTCCTGTCCTTGGTGGTGCCATGCTGGTGATGTTTGGTTTTGTTTCCCTTCAAGGGATGCAAATCCTTGCCCGCGTTGACTTTGCTAACAATGAACACAACTTCCTTATCGCAGCAGTTTCAATCGCTGCAGGTGTCGGACTCAACAATAGTAATCTCTTTGTCAGCATGCCGACAGCCTTCCAAATGTTCTTCTCAAACGGAATTGTCGTAGCCAGCCTACTGGCCATTGTACTCAATGCAGTATTAAATCATAAAAAGAAATAA
- a CDS encoding Sau3AI family type II restriction endonuclease, whose translation MDQNLFNYNDEDIDSVIEYSHKLLDRKFSDVMEEYNRSLYKSYDDYNDRVVSEVQDKAISMKSKGQYGNYIEKYFYGYQPNSDSEADFEKIGVELKVTPFKVNKNGTLSAKERLVLTILNYMEENLEDFYSTHLWKKCAKILLLFYNGLIPNQTMKDYVIEKIFLYEWFEEDMAVILEDYKKITDKIKNGRAHELSESDGNYLSTCTKGAGKGKDLRQQPFSYELAKQRAWELKSSYMTYLINHKIFNQSDQESVLANFKGEKKSFTEVIAEKILSYKGFSEQELYDRFEVNPKAKGKNSTLIRKILGLTGDLDKTKEFQKANMNLRVIRVDKNNLPKEDSPFKTYCFKELAANDSWESSHVYNEIYNKRFLFVIFKEIEPKLFVLDSIKFWGFQDRQLEEIQRVWQETRQIISDGVKLTQNGNKVSTNFPQSKINGILFTKLHATNTYYEIEKGKFVGKGSLSDTDELPDGRRITKHSFWMPKKFIKEILDGNWD comes from the coding sequence ATGGATCAAAACTTATTTAACTATAACGATGAAGATATCGATAGTGTTATTGAATATTCTCACAAACTATTAGATAGAAAATTTTCCGATGTTATGGAAGAGTATAATCGTTCGCTTTATAAATCATATGACGATTATAATGATAGAGTAGTCTCTGAGGTCCAAGATAAAGCAATTAGTATGAAGTCAAAAGGACAGTATGGAAATTATATTGAAAAATATTTCTATGGTTATCAGCCAAATAGTGATTCAGAAGCTGACTTTGAAAAAATTGGTGTAGAACTAAAAGTTACTCCTTTTAAGGTAAACAAAAATGGGACACTTAGTGCCAAAGAACGACTTGTATTAACAATACTAAACTATATGGAGGAAAATTTAGAGGATTTTTACTCCACCCACTTATGGAAAAAATGCGCAAAGATTTTATTATTGTTTTACAATGGCTTAATTCCTAATCAAACAATGAAGGACTATGTCATTGAAAAAATATTTTTATATGAATGGTTTGAGGAGGATATGGCAGTTATCCTTGAAGACTATAAGAAGATTACAGATAAAATCAAAAATGGAAGGGCACATGAATTATCAGAATCAGATGGGAACTATTTATCAACTTGTACAAAAGGGGCAGGTAAAGGAAAGGATTTAAGACAACAACCTTTTAGTTATGAATTAGCAAAACAAAGAGCTTGGGAATTAAAATCAAGTTATATGACCTATCTGATTAATCATAAAATCTTTAATCAATCAGATCAAGAAAGTGTCCTGGCTAATTTTAAGGGTGAGAAAAAATCATTTACTGAGGTTATTGCAGAGAAGATTCTCTCCTACAAAGGTTTCTCTGAACAAGAGTTATATGATAGATTTGAAGTGAATCCCAAAGCAAAAGGTAAGAATAGTACTCTGATTAGAAAAATTTTAGGCTTAACAGGGGATTTAGATAAGACAAAAGAATTTCAAAAAGCAAACATGAATTTGAGAGTTATTCGAGTAGATAAGAATAATTTACCTAAGGAAGACTCCCCGTTTAAAACTTATTGTTTTAAAGAACTAGCAGCAAATGATAGTTGGGAATCATCACATGTTTATAATGAAATTTACAATAAACGATTCCTCTTCGTTATTTTTAAGGAAATTGAACCTAAGCTATTTGTATTAGATTCTATCAAGTTTTGGGGATTTCAGGATAGACAATTAGAAGAAATACAAAGAGTGTGGCAGGAAACTAGACAAATTATTTCTGATGGAGTCAAATTAACTCAAAATGGTAATAAAGTTTCAACCAATTTCCCTCAAAGTAAGATAAACGGAATCCTATTTACGAAATTACACGCTACAAATACTTATTATGAAATTGAAAAAGGAAAATTTGTTGGGAAAGGTTCATTATCTGATACGGATGAACTTCCAGATGGACGTAGGATTACAAAACACTCCTTTTGGATGCCTAAAAAGTTTATAAAAGAAATATTAGATGGAAATTGGGATTGA
- a CDS encoding DNA cytosine methyltransferase, giving the protein MKVLELFAGVGGFRIGLENADKQLFKTKWANQWEPSRKSQDAFEVYDYHFPNSENINISISDITDEQFSKMDADMIVGGFPCQDYSVARSKKDEKGIEGKKGVLFWEIIRATEIIKPKYLILENVDRLLKAPSKQRGRDFAIMLTAFNNLGYSVEWRVINAADYGRSQRRRRVFFFVYRNDTVFAKKIDNLYEKKEEIFEDNRYDDYIFNQGLFAKQFPIKPIAVKNRHVFYELPNDIVEVSDTFTGTVWNTGIMRHGKYYSIDTEPNYNGNPITLGEILQDEEEVPEKYFITDPAKLEKFQFLRGPKRIERTSATGHTYIYSEGGMAPYDDLNLPGRTMLTSEGTVNRSTHFLKVNGKYRLITPVEAERLQDFPDNWTAKKKLSDGSIVNVSDKMRMFFMGNALVTEIVKEIAKFIKEID; this is encoded by the coding sequence ATGAAAGTTCTCGAACTATTTGCTGGAGTTGGCGGTTTTCGCATAGGATTAGAAAATGCCGATAAGCAACTCTTTAAAACAAAATGGGCAAACCAATGGGAACCATCTCGTAAATCTCAAGATGCATTTGAGGTCTATGATTATCACTTCCCCAATAGCGAAAACATCAATATTAGTATTTCTGATATAACAGACGAACAATTCTCCAAAATGGATGCCGATATGATTGTCGGTGGTTTTCCTTGCCAAGATTACTCAGTTGCGCGTAGCAAGAAAGATGAAAAAGGAATTGAAGGGAAAAAAGGAGTTTTATTTTGGGAGATTATTAGAGCAACGGAAATAATTAAGCCAAAATATTTAATCCTAGAAAATGTAGATAGACTTTTAAAAGCACCTTCAAAACAAAGAGGACGTGATTTTGCAATTATGCTCACAGCTTTTAATAATCTTGGATATTCTGTAGAGTGGAGAGTTATTAATGCTGCTGATTACGGAAGAAGCCAACGAAGACGCCGTGTATTCTTTTTCGTATATCGAAATGATACTGTATTTGCAAAAAAGATTGATAATCTTTACGAAAAAAAGGAAGAAATTTTTGAAGATAATAGGTATGATGACTATATTTTCAATCAAGGCCTATTTGCAAAACAATTTCCTATTAAACCTATAGCAGTTAAAAATCGCCATGTGTTTTATGAGTTACCAAATGATATAGTTGAAGTTTCAGATACTTTTACTGGTACCGTTTGGAATACAGGAATTATGAGACATGGAAAATACTATTCTATTGATACAGAACCTAATTACAATGGCAACCCTATCACTCTAGGAGAAATTCTTCAAGATGAAGAGGAGGTCCCAGAGAAATATTTCATTACAGATCCAGCAAAATTGGAAAAATTCCAATTCTTACGAGGTCCTAAACGAATAGAACGTACTTCTGCCACTGGACATACTTATATCTATTCTGAAGGAGGTATGGCTCCTTATGACGATTTAAATTTACCTGGTCGAACAATGTTAACTTCTGAAGGTACCGTCAATCGTTCTACCCATTTTCTTAAAGTTAATGGCAAATACCGTCTTATAACTCCAGTTGAAGCAGAACGCCTTCAAGATTTTCCAGATAATTGGACAGCTAAAAAGAAATTGTCAGATGGATCTATTGTCAACGTTTCTGATAAAATGAGAATGTTCTTTATGGGAAATGCTTTAGTTACTGAGATTGTAAAAGAAATTGCTAAGTTTATTAAAGAAATTGATTGA
- a CDS encoding PaaI family thioesterase, translated as MKDFHFDAISAFENYEIEKMRDGHVVVTTKVVDSSLNYYGNAHGGYLFTLCDQISGLVVISLGLDGVTLQSSINYLKAGKLDDVLTIKGECVHQGRTTCVVDVDITNQEGRNVCKATFTMFVTGQRSEDRQVRI; from the coding sequence ATGAAAGATTTTCATTTTGACGCTATATCTGCTTTTGAAAATTACGAAATAGAAAAAATGAGAGACGGTCATGTTGTGGTGACGACAAAAGTAGTGGACTCGTCGCTCAATTACTATGGCAATGCCCATGGAGGCTATCTCTTCACCCTTTGTGACCAGATTAGTGGTCTAGTGGTTATCTCGCTGGGGCTTGATGGAGTGACGCTTCAGTCCTCTATCAACTACCTTAAGGCAGGAAAACTTGACGATGTACTGACCATTAAAGGAGAATGTGTCCATCAAGGTCGCACAACTTGTGTCGTGGATGTGGATATCACCAATCAAGAAGGCAGAAATGTCTGCAAAGCCACCTTTACCATGTTTGTCACAGGCCAGCGGTCAGAAGACAGACAGGTAAGGATATAG
- a CDS encoding UDP-glucose--hexose-1-phosphate uridylyltransferase: MSQGVLDAFITEVITESSFEEMDRIYLTNRVLARVGEGVLEVETDLDELIDLKDQLVEEAVRLETIEDSQTAREILGAELMDLVTPYPSQVNRDFWATYAQSPEQAITDFYQLSQKNDYIKLKAIAKNIAYRVPSDYGELEITINLSKPEKDPKEIAAAKLVQASNYPQCQLCLENEGYHGRVNHPARSNHRIIRFEMAGQEWGFQYSPYAYFNEHCIFLDGQHRPMAISRQSFERLLVIVEQFPGYFAGSNADLPIVGGSILTHDHYQGGRHVFPMELAPLQKTFRFAGFEQVKAGIVKWPMSVLRLTSDSKEDLINLADKILQEWRQYSDSEVQILAETDGRPHHTITPIARKRDGQFELDLVLRDNQTSAEHPDGIYHPHKDVQHIKKENIGLIEVMGLAILPPRLKAEVEQVASYLVGEGDTVATYHQEWAEQLKAQHPDLKDKEKALEIVKDSVGAIFARVLEDAGVYKQTEQGQAAFMRFVEQVGILPD; the protein is encoded by the coding sequence ATGAGTCAGGGAGTTCTAGATGCATTTATCACAGAAGTCATTACTGAAAGTTCATTTGAGGAAATGGATCGAATCTACCTGACCAATCGTGTCTTGGCACGAGTGGGAGAAGGTGTTTTGGAAGTTGAGACTGATCTAGATGAGTTGATTGACCTCAAGGACCAGTTGGTTGAGGAGGCGGTTCGATTAGAGACGATTGAGGATAGTCAGACTGCGCGTGAAATCCTAGGTGCTGAACTGATGGACTTGGTGACCCCTTATCCAAGTCAGGTCAATCGTGACTTCTGGGCAACCTATGCCCAGTCACCTGAGCAGGCGATAACGGATTTTTACCAACTCAGCCAGAAAAATGACTACATCAAGCTTAAGGCCATTGCTAAAAATATTGCTTATCGCGTTCCATCTGATTACGGAGAACTTGAGATTACCATCAATCTGTCTAAACCTGAAAAGGATCCGAAAGAGATTGCGGCGGCCAAGTTGGTACAAGCTAGCAATTATCCCCAGTGTCAGCTTTGTCTAGAGAATGAGGGCTATCATGGTCGGGTCAACCACCCAGCTCGCAGCAATCACCGCATTATCCGTTTTGAAATGGCGGGTCAGGAGTGGGGCTTCCAGTATTCGCCCTATGCTTATTTTAATGAGCACTGTATTTTTTTAGATGGTCAGCATCGTCCCATGGCTATCAGTCGTCAGAGTTTTGAGCGTTTGTTGGTTATCGTAGAGCAGTTTCCGGGCTATTTTGCGGGTTCAAATGCGGACTTACCAATCGTGGGAGGCTCTATTCTGACTCATGATCACTATCAAGGAGGCCGTCACGTGTTTCCTATGGAATTGGCTCCCCTGCAAAAGACTTTCCGATTTGCTGGTTTTGAGCAGGTCAAGGCTGGGATTGTCAAGTGGCCTATGTCAGTGCTACGTTTGACCTCGGATTCTAAAGAGGATTTGATTAACTTGGCTGACAAGATTTTGCAGGAATGGCGCCAGTATTCAGATTCTGAAGTGCAGATTTTAGCAGAGACAGACGGGAGACCGCATCACACTATCACACCGATTGCGCGTAAGCGTGATGGACAGTTTGAATTGGACTTGGTCTTGCGGGACAATCAGACTTCGGCAGAGCATCCGGATGGCATCTATCATCCCCACAAGGATGTCCAACATATCAAGAAGGAAAATATCGGCTTGATTGAGGTCATGGGCTTGGCTATTTTGCCACCACGCCTGAAAGCAGAAGTGGAGCAAGTTGCTAGCTACCTCGTGGGAGAAGGGGACACAGTTGCGACTTATCATCAGGAATGGGCAGAGCAGCTCAAAGCTCAACATCCAGACCTAAAAGATAAAGAAAAAGCCCTTGAAATCGTCAAGGACTCTGTAGGAGCTATCTTTGCACGTGTTTTGGAGGATGCAGGAGTTTACAAGCAGACGGAACAAGGACAGGCAGCTTTTATGCGCTTTGTAGAACAGGTAGGAATTTTACCAGACTAG
- a CDS encoding HAD family hydrolase, whose protein sequence is MDAVIFDLDGLLADTEIISLKVYQELLKDFGIPFTEEIYSREYSGHREEENVQRFLDTYDLPWNFDQTLEKVYELEARILAKGVNLKKGAKNLLAFLQREGIPIALATSSVESRARMILDSNGILSLFDHLVFAKDVKRSKPYPDIFLKACSDLNVLPENCLVLEDSEAGIEAAYRAGIPVICIPDLKCPAQSFLNKTEQVFQDLDAVRDYLESKKENQ, encoded by the coding sequence ATGGACGCTGTAATATTTGATTTAGATGGCTTATTAGCTGATACTGAGATCATTTCTCTAAAAGTTTATCAAGAATTGCTTAAAGATTTTGGAATTCCTTTCACAGAAGAAATATATTCTAGAGAATACAGTGGACATAGGGAAGAGGAGAATGTTCAACGATTTTTAGATACCTATGATTTACCTTGGAACTTTGACCAAACCTTGGAAAAAGTTTATGAACTGGAAGCTCGAATATTAGCCAAAGGTGTAAATTTAAAAAAAGGTGCTAAAAATTTGCTTGCTTTTCTGCAAAGAGAAGGTATTCCAATCGCTCTAGCAACTTCAAGTGTTGAATCTAGAGCTAGAATGATTTTGGATAGTAATGGTATACTGTCCCTATTTGACCATCTAGTTTTTGCAAAAGATGTAAAGCGAAGCAAACCTTACCCTGACATATTTTTAAAGGCCTGTAGTGATTTGAATGTTTTACCAGAGAATTGCTTAGTATTAGAGGATAGTGAAGCAGGGATTGAAGCAGCGTATAGAGCTGGGATACCAGTTATTTGTATTCCAGACTTAAAATGCCCAGCACAGTCTTTCTTAAATAAAACAGAACAAGTTTTTCAGGATTTAGATGCTGTCAGAGACTATTTAGAAAGTAAGAAGGAGAATCAATGA
- a CDS encoding galactokinase: MTQDLTTEALRKDFLAVFGQEAEQTFFSPGRINLIGEHTDYNGGHVFPAAISLGTYGAARKRDDQVLRFYSANFEDNGIIEVPLTDLKFEKEHSWTNYPKGVLHFLQEAGHVIDKGFDFYVYGNIPNGSGLSSSASLELLTGVVAEYLFDLKLDRLDLVKIGKQTENNFIGVNSGIMDQFAIGMGADQRAIYLDTNSLEYDLVPLDLKDNVVVIMNTNKRRELADSKYNERRAECEKAVEELQVALDIQTLGELDEWAFDQYSYLIKDENRLKRARHAVLENQRTLKAQAALQAGDLETFGRLMNASHVSLEHDYEVTGLELDTLVHTAWAQEGVLGARMTGAGFGGCAIALVRKDAVEAFKEAVGKHYEEVVGYAPSFYIAEVAGGTRVLD, encoded by the coding sequence ATGACACAAGATCTTACTACTGAAGCCCTTCGCAAAGACTTTCTTGCCGTTTTTGGTCAAGAAGCAGAGCAAACTTTCTTTTCACCAGGTCGTATCAATCTGATTGGTGAACACACGGATTACAATGGTGGGCACGTTTTTCCAGCTGCTATTTCTTTGGGAACTTATGGTGCAGCTCGCAAGCGTGACGATCAAGTCTTGCGTTTCTACTCAGCCAACTTTGAGGATAATGGTATCATCGAAGTGCCTCTTACTGACCTCAAATTTGAAAAAGAGCACAGCTGGACCAACTATCCAAAAGGTGTTCTTCATTTCTTGCAAGAAGCTGGACATGTGATTGACAAAGGGTTTGATTTTTATGTTTATGGGAATATCCCAAATGGTTCAGGTTTGTCCTCTTCAGCATCCTTGGAACTCTTGACTGGTGTTGTGGCAGAGTATCTCTTTGATTTAAAACTAGATCGTTTGGATTTGGTTAAAATCGGAAAACAAACGGAAAATAACTTTATCGGAGTCAACTCTGGTATCATGGACCAGTTTGCTATCGGTATGGGTGCTGACCAACGTGCTATTTACCTAGATACCAACAGTCTTGAGTATGACTTGGTGCCGCTTGATTTGAAAGACAATGTCGTTGTCATCATGAACACCAACAAACGCCGTGAACTGGCGGACTCTAAATACAATGAACGTCGTGCTGAGTGTGAAAAAGCAGTAGAAGAATTGCAAGTTGCCTTGGATATTCAAACCTTGGGTGAATTGGACGAGTGGGCCTTTGACCAATATAGCTATCTGATTAAAGACGAAAATCGCTTAAAACGAGCTCGCCATGCTGTGCTTGAAAACCAACGTACTCTTAAAGCTCAAGCAGCCCTTCAAGCAGGTGATTTGGAAACATTTGGTCGCTTGATGAATGCTTCTCACGTTTCTCTAGAACATGACTATGAAGTAACTGGCTTGGAATTGGATACCCTTGTTCATACGGCTTGGGCACAAGAAGGTGTTCTCGGTGCTCGTATGACAGGGGCAGGTTTTGGCGGCTGTGCCATTGCCTTGGTGCGAAAAGATGCTGTTGAGGCCTTTAAGGAAGCTGTAGGCAAGCACTACGAGGAAGTAGTTGGATACGCTCCAAGCTTCTATATCGCTGAAGTTGCAGGTGGCACTCGCGTTTTAGACTAG